The nucleotide window ACCGAGGCGAACAGCAGGGCGACCATGACGAACTTGACCACCCAGTCGGCGTTCATGAACAGCGTCCACGGGGAAAGCCCATGCGCCGCAGCCGTGCCGCCCAGCGCCACCGCATCAACCACGTTATTTTCCATCGTCCGACCAGAAGTTTCCCGAGATCGCCGCGAACGCCGCCCGGACCGCCGAGGGCATCCGCACGGCGCGGCCCGCCTGAGACATGCAGGCGAGCTTGACCGCAAATCGCGCAAGCTCCAAGCCGTCACGCATGACCGTTTGATCAAGATCGAGCGACGCGCCACGCAGCGCAACCAAGCGGCTCGCGACGACAAGATGGTCGTCAAGCCGCGCCGGTACAAGAAAATCAGCAACGCAACGGCGCATGACGAAAAACACCCCGGTCTGTGCCGCCAGCCGCGATTGTGCAAACCCGATACTGCGAAGCATCTCGGTGCGCGCCCGCTCGGCAAATTGCAGGTAGTTGGCGTGATAGACGACCCCGCCAGCGTCGGTATCCTCGAAATAGACACGAATCGGGAAGAGGTGAACCTCCCCTGAAACGATTCCCGTCGACGGCTCAGGCGTCATCATCGATCCTCAGCGTGAACTGCGCCGGCGCGAAGCCGACCGGGCGCACCAAGCCGAGATGGGCGTAAGCGAGATCCGCCAGCATCCGCCCACGCGGCGTGCGCTGCAACAAGCCCTGCTGGATCAAGAAGGGCTCAATGACGTCCTCGATGGTATCGCGCTCCTCGGCCAGTGCCGCCGCCAGCGTCTCCACCCCCACCGGACCACCGCGATAGAAGTCGGCGATACAACGCAGGTAGCGGCGATCGATAGCGTCGAGTCCGCGCCCATCGACGTCAAGACGGTTCAACGCCGCGTCGGCGGCGGTGCGGTCAACCTCGCGCACGCCGCCGACGCTGGCGAAGTCGCGCACCCGGCGCAGCAGGCGGATCGCCACCCGCGGCGTGCCGCGCGCGCGCGCAGCAATCTCACGGGCGCCGTCCGCGGTCATGGCCATGCGCAACAACGCCCCGCCGCGCCGGACGATGTGCTCGAGCTCGTCGACGTCGTAGAAGTCGAGGCGCAGCGGAATGCCGAAACGCTCGCGCAGCGGCGTGGTGATCAGGCCGGCCCGCGTCGTCGCCGCAACCAGGGTAAACGGCGGCAGATCGATGCGGATCGTGCGCGCCGCCGGTCCTTCGCCGATCATCAGGTCGAGCTTGCCGTCCTCCATCGCCGGATAGAGGATTTCCTCGACGACCGGCGATAACCGATGGATTTCGTCGATGAACAGGACGTCGCGCGGCTCGAGATTGGTGAGAATCGCCGCGAGATCACCCGGCTTGGCGATGACCGGACCGGACGTCGCACGAAAGCCGACACCGAGTTCATGAGCGACGATCTGGGCCAAGGTCGTCTTGCCGAGACCGGGCGGTCCGTGCAGCAGGACGTGATCGAGCGGCTCGCCACGCCCGCGCGCCGCTTCGACAAACACGCGCAGGTTGCGGCAAACCGCCTTCTGGCCGACGAAATCGCCGAGCGAGGCCGGGCGCAGGCCGGTTTCGGTGCCATCTTCGACCTGCCGGGTCCCCGCGATCAGCGGCCGTCCGGCGTCGTCGGCTTCGTTTCGGCTCACGGTCCGGGCTCGCGTTTGGCGAGATCGGCAAGCCCGGCGCGGATCAGCGCATCAAGAGCGGCGCCCTCGCCAAGGCGGCCCGCAGCCGTAGCCACGGCGGTGTGCGCCTCGACGGGACGAAACCCGAGATTGACCAGCGCCGAGACCGCGTCCGCCGCCGCGCCCACCGATCCTGCTCCGTCCGTCGTGGCGGCGATCGAAACCGCGCCTACCAGCGAGCCCATGCCCGCCGGCAGTGTCATCGCCGCCGCCTTGTCCTTCAGCTCGGTGGCGATGCGCTGGGCGAGCCGGGCGCCGATGCCGGACGCCTGGGTCAGCACCGCCCGGTCCCCGGCAGCGATGGCGAACGCCAGATCCGCCGGCGCCGCCACGCTCAGAATTGCCAGCGCCGCCTTCGGTCCGACGCCCTGGACGGTGATCAGCAAGCGAAACCACGCCCGTTCGAGAGAATCGACGAACCCATAGAGGTTGATCCCGTCCTCGCGCACGTGGGTATCGATCAGCAGCGCCGCTTCCGTGCCCTCCGCCAGCCGCCGCAAGGTCCGCGCCGAACAGAAGACGAGATAACCGATTCCGCCGACATCGATCACCGCCGAGCCGTCGGCGACGGTATCGACACGGCCGGTGATCTTGGCGATCACGAGCGCGCAGCCGCGATCAGGGCCGACCGGCCGCGATGGTGGGCGTGGCAGATGGCGACGGCAAGCGCGTCCGCGGCATCGGCACTTGTCAGCCGTGCGCCGGGCAGCAGCCTCGCCACCATCATCTGCACCTGCTCCTTGGCCGCGTGACCGGTTCCCACCACCGTCTTCTTCACCAAATTCGGCAGATATTCGCTCACCGGCAGGCCGGCGCGCGCGGGCACCAGCAGGGCGATTCCCCGTGCCTGGCCAAGACGCAAGGTCGAGACGGCGTTGCGGTTGACAAACGTTTCCTCGACCGCCGCTTCCTCTGGCCGCCAGCCCACAATCACCGCCTCCAGCCCGTCGGCCAACTGCACGAGGCGATCCGCCAGCGAGCGGCTGGCATCCGTTTTGACCACGCCGCAGGCGACGTGCACCAGCCGGCCATGGTCGTAATCGATCACCCCCCAGCCCGTGGCACCCAAACCCGGATCGAGACCCAGCAGGCGCACGCCTCAGCCTTCAGCGGCCAAGCCGTTCGAGCACATCGTCGGCCACATCAAAATTGGCGGCAACCCGCTGCACGTCGTCGCTGTCGTCGAGCGCGCCGAGGAGCTTGAACAGGATCTCGGCATCCTCTTCGCTCACCGGAATCGAGGTCCGCGGCCGCCAGTCGAGGCGCGCGGCATCGGCGGCGCCGAATCGCTGCTCGAGCGCGTCGCGAACGAGGTTGAGGTCGTCCGGCGCACAGAAAACCTCGTGCCCGCCCTCGGAAGACTGCACGTCGTCGGCGCCGGCCTCGAGGGCCGCCTCGAACATCGCCTCGGCGTCGGCGCTCAATGCCGGGTACTGCACCAGGCCTACCCGTTCGAACATGAAGCTGACGCTACCACTTTCGCCGAGGGTACCACCGTGCTTGCCGAACGCCGTGCGCACCTCGCTTGCGGTGCGGTTGCGATTGTCGGTCAACGCTTCGACAATCAGGGCAACGCCGCCCGGACCGAAGCCCTCGTAGCGCACCTCTTCGTATTGATCGCCGCCCTCACTGCCGGAACCGCGCTTGATCGCCCGCTCGATCGTGTCTTTCGACATGTTCGCCGTGCGCGCCGCGATCACCGCCGAGCGCAGCCGCGGATTGGCCGCTGGATCGGCTAGTCCGCTGCGCGCCGAAACGGTAAGTTCCCGAATGAGCTTGGTGAAAACCTTGGCGCGCTTCGCGTCCTGCGCGCCCTTGCGATACATGATGTTCTTGAACTGAGAATGGCCGGCCATGAGCGTGTGCTGAACGTCTGATCTGTTGCGGGCGAAAATCTACCAACCGTCCTATCACATCGCGCCCGCTTCGCCCAACTGAACCGGGCGCGGCGGCGAGGAAACGGCCCCCAGCCTGAATTTTCGGCACAAACCCACGGCGGGCGCGGGCCAACGACCGGGACGACGGAAACGCAGGAGATTGCGACACGCTCGATCGAGTCGCGCGCTTGTGGCGCGAAAATTGCTGTCGCACTGTGAGCAAGATCGACAGGCAAAGGCGAACGCCGGCCGCCGGAAGGAGGACAAGGTGAAGATCGTCGTGTGCAGCCAGGATGGCCGTACTGTATCTGGCCACGCGGGACGGGCGCGCAAGTGGGTCTGGTTCGAGGGCGAGCGCGGCATGGGCGCCAACAAGCCGATGCCATCCGGTCAACTCGAGCTCCCGCCAACGCAGGTGATCCACACGTTCAAGGCGGACGGCCCCCATCCGCTCGACGAATTCCCGGTGCTGATAACCCGCTTCGCCGGCCAGGGGTTCGTCAACCGCATGCGCAAGCGCGGCGTCGAGGTGCGCTTCACCCGCGAGCGAAGCGCCGCAAAGGCGGCGCGGGATTTCCTGAAAGGCACCCTCGCCCCACCTCCCAATCGCCGGGTGATGGACCTCGTGTGCAAGGTCCGCGATCTGTTCTCCGAGCACGCATGAGACCCGCCGCCGAGGCCGGTAAAAGCGAGGGGCGCGGATCACGCTTTCGCGCCGGAAGCACGGTTGGGCGGATGATTCGCTCCGGCATGACGCTGCCGGCCGTGCTCGCCGCCACGGGGCTTCTCACCTTCGTGGACCCGGCAAGCGCCCCGGCGGGCGATTGGCCCCAGGCGCTGACACCGACCGCGGCGGCGCCACAGGCGATCGGCAGCCCCGCCCGCGGCTGCCTCGACGGCGGACAGCGCCTTTCACTCGACGGACCCGGCTGGCAGGTGATGCGCCCGTCACGCAACCGGTTCTGGGGCCACACCGACCTAATCGGCTTTATCGAACGTCTCGCTGGCGAAGCCGCGCGGCAGGACAGCGGCCTTCTCGTCGGCGATCTGTCGATGCCGCGTGGCGGGCCGATGCCGAACGGTCACCGCAGCCATCAGTTTGGCCTCGACGTCGATATCTGGTTCGAGCCGGCACCAGCGGCGCCGCTCTCGCCGAGCGAGCGCGAGAGCCTGCCGGCGGTCTCGGTGCTCGCGGCGGATGGCGAGCACCTCGATCCTGTGGTGTGGACGAACTGGCACGAGACGATGCTGCATGCCGCCGCCGTCGATCCCGCCGTCGATCGCATCTTCGTCAACCCCGCGATCAAGCGCGCGCTCTGCACGTCGACTCCCGCCGCCGATCGCGCCTGGCTCCATCGCATCCGACCATGGTGGGGCCATGACGACCATTTTCACGTTCGTCTGGTCTGCCCCGCTTTGGACGATTCTTGTATTCCGACTGAGCCTATTCCACCCGGTGACGGATGCGATGCGAGCCTCGACTGGTGGTTTTCAGCCGAAGCGCGGGCGCCCAAACCGCCGGGTCCGCCGCCGAAACCGCTGTCGCTCGACGATCTGCCGCCCGCCTGTCGCGCCATATTGACCGCGGAGGACCCTCCGCGCGCCGACGCCGCTCTGCGCTAGGCCGTCGCGCGCGGCGGCGCGACGGACGACGCAGCATTTCCTTTTCACAATAAATACCCTAATGTGGGGTTATTACCCCCTACAGGTTATTTACTATGGACGCACCCCTTGTCGCATCGCAAACCGATTCTCCCAACGACGAGCGGCTTGCTTTCCTCCGCCTCGATACGGCGGCGCGCAAGACCCTAAATCAAATTCAGCCGAAGCTGCTCAAGGACTTACCGGCGGTGACAGATGCGCTTTACGAGCATCTGCAGAAATGGCCGGCGCTCAAACCGCTGCTCGCCGGCTCCGAAAAAATCGCGCAATTGAAGGCGGCGCAGACCTCCCATTGGAAACACCTGTTTTCGGGCCAGTTCGATCCGGCCTATTTCGAGCGGACCCTCACCGTTGGACGCGTTCACGAAAAAATCGGTCTCGAGCCGCGATGGTACATGGGCGCCTACTGCTTCATGCTCGAGCACCTTCTGATTTCGGTCCTCCCCGCGAAGGCGCAAGACGCCAAGGTGCGCCAGACCGTCGAGGCGATCCTGCGCGCGGCCTTCCTCGATATGGACATGTCGGTCGCCGCTTACGTGAAGAACGCTGAATCCGGGCGACTCAAGGAAGAAATGCTGGCGCTATCGAACGTGCTTGAGAACGAGGTCCAAACCACGGTCACCGCCATGTCCGAGCAGGCCGGACGCATGACGGAGGGCGCCGAGCGCCTGACGACGATCTCGCGCCACCTGCACGAGACGGCGGCGATCGTAGATACCTCGACCGGCACGGCGATCGGCAACGTCCAGTCGGTGGCGGGCGCGACCGAGGAGATGGACGCCTCGTCGCGTCAGATCGCCCACCAGGTCAATGAACAGCAACGCCTGACGCGCGCGGCCGTATCCCAGGCGGAAGCCGCCAACGAGACCGTCCGCGAGCTCACCCACTCGGTCGGGCGGATCAATGAAGTGGTCACGCTCGTCGAGCAGATCGCTGCACAAACCAAATTGCTGGCACTCAACGCAACGATCGAGGCGGCGCGAACAGGCGAGGCCGGAAAGGGCTTTGCCGTCGTCGCCGCCGAGGTCAAGAGCCTCGCGCGTCAGACCGAAGAAGCGATCTCGGCCATCCGCACTCAGTCGAACGGCATTCGCACCGCGATGCACGAAGCCATCGCCATGGTGCAACGCGTGACCGAGGACATCGGCTCGATCAACGCTCTCGCCGATGAAATCGCCCAGTCGACCAACCAGCAACAGGAGGCGACGTCCGAAATCAGCCAGAGCGCGGCCTCCGCGTCGTCGCAGGTGCGAATGGTCGGTGATAACGCGCAGGAAGTGCTGAGTTCGTCGCGCGAAACCGGGGAAACGGCCGAGCAGGTGCGCCAGAGCTCGATCCTGGTCAAGAACAACATCGAGGATTTCCAGCGCCGCCTGTCGACGATCCTCAGAACATCGCAAGCGGGAAACCGACGCGAGGAGGAACGCTATCCGCTCGGCGTCGCCTGCTCGCTCGACTTGGCGGGCAAGCGCTCTTCGACCACGACCGCCAACCTCAGCCGCTCTGGCGCGCTGATTTTGGGCGCATACGACGGCATTGTCGAAGGTGCGCACATCTCGCTCGAGCTGGACGGCGTCGGGGCGTTTTCCGCGACGGTCATGAAAACCTCCGAAGTCGGCCTTCATCTCAAGTTCAATGATTTGTCCACCGAACAGAAACAGGCGGTAGGCACCCTCATCGAGGCAGCTCGAAAGAAGGATAAGCCCTACATCGAGCGCTGCCAGGGCGTTGCCGCGCAGATCGCTAAGGCGCTCGATGCCGCCCTGCACGGACGGCGAATCGATCGCACGGCCCTGTTCAGCACGGACTATGCGCTGATCCCGGACACCGACCCAAAGCAGTTCCTCGCGCCCTTCACCACCCTTGCCGACGAACTCCTGCCGGGGATCACCGAGCCGGTCGTCGAGTCCGACAGGCACGTGGTTTTCTGCATCGCCGTCGACCGCAACGGCTATGCGCCCACCCACAACCGCAAGTATTCTCAGCCGCAGCGTCCCGGCGATCCCAACTGGAACAACAAGAACTGCCGCAACCGGCGCCTGTTCAACGACACGACGGCAATCCTTTCCGCCGCAAACCGACGCCCTTTCCTCGTGCAGATCTATCGCCGCGACATGGGATCGGACGGTATCGTCATGCTCAAGGAGATCGCCGCGCCGATCCTCCTTGATAACGACCTGTGGGGCAATGTGCGGATGGGCCTGCCGCTATAGTCTCGATAGTCTCGCCGGACCGCGGCGTCAGTAGGCGCGCGGCCAGACCGATCCGATCTGCTCCGGTAGCGCCTGCGCGGACCAGCCGCCACCCAGCGCCTGGATCAGCGAGACGGTGGCGGTGAAGCGGCTGCTGCGAATATCGAGGGCCGTCTGCTCGTTGCTCAGCGCCGTCTGCTGTGCGGTGACGACGCTGGTATAATCGACCGTGCCGGCCTTGTACTGGTTGAGCTCGATCCGCTCCGCATCCCGCGCCGCCGTGACCGCATGCGCCTGCGCCACTGCCTGCTGATCGAGGATGCGCAGCGCTGCGAGCTGGTCCTCGACCTGCTGGAAACTCTGCAACGTCGTCTGCCGGTAGTTGGCCAACGCCGCGTCCCAGCCAGCGCGTGCCTGCTCGACCACGGCGCTGCGCGAGCCGGCGTCGAAGAGCAACTGTGTCGCCGTCAACCCCGCCGACCACAGCTCGTTCGACGAGCCGAGCAGCGTGCGCAGCGCCGTCGAGGCGTAACCGAACGACGCGGTCAGGGAAATATCCGGATAGTACGCGGCCTCGGCGAGACCGATCTGGGCGTTGGCTGCGGCCATCCGCCGTTCGGCGGCGGCGATGTCCGGGCGCCGCTCGAGAAGGGCGGAGGGAACGGTGACCGGATACGCCGGCGGCACCTCGGGCAGGTGATCCGGTGAAATGCTCAGCTCGGCTGGCGGCACTCCCATCAAAATGGCGATCGCGTGCTCATACTGCGCCCGCTGTACGCCGGCGCCGATGGCCTGCGCGCGCGTGCTTTCGAGCTGGGTTTGCGCCAGCGCCACGTCGGCGCGGGTGGCGATACCCCAGTGGTACTGGCTCTCGGTGATCGCCAGCGAGCGTTCGTAAGCAGCCGCGGCCTCGTCGAAGATACGAATTTGCTCGTCGGCAGCGCGCAGCAGGTAGTAGTCGCTGACCAGCTCGGCCTGCGCCGAGAGCGTCGCCGCAGCAAGGTCGGCTGCGCTCGCCTGCGCGTCCGCCTCATCGCTCTCGATCGTCCGGCGGATCTTGCCCCAGACATCGAGATCCCAGGTCGCCGCGAGTGACGGCTGATACGACGTCTGGGCGCCGGACGATCCCCCGGACGAAAAGCCGGTCGAACCGCTGTTGGACCTGCTGGTTCCCGATTTGCTGCGGGTAACGGACGTATCGAGCGAGATCGAGGGATAGAGCCCCGCCCGTGCCTGCTGGACGACCGCGCGCGCCTGCCGGAACGCCGCCTCGGACGCCGCCAGTGTCTGATTGGACACATTGACGCGACCGACGAATGAATCGAGCAGCGGATCATCGAACACCGTCCACCACGCGCCGCGCGGCGTGGCGTCGACCGGCTCCGCCGGTTTCCATCCGTCCAATTCCTTGAAACTCGCCGGTACCGATGCCGGCGGCCGCTGGTAATCCGGGCCGACGGCACAAGCGCAGAGCGTGGCGAGCGTGGTCAGCGCCGCCGGAATGCGAAGACGCATGCTCATTCGTTTGCCCCCGCCGAGCCTGAACCCGCCGGCGAAATTGCTGCTGACGCGCCTTTCGACGGGCCGTTTGTCGCGTGCCGCCACCGCGTGCGCAGCCGGTCGAGCGACAGGTAGACGACGGGCGTGGTGTAGAGAGTCAGCAACTGGCTGACGAGCAAGCCGCCGACGATGGCGATGCCGAGCGGTTGGCGCAACTCTCCGCCCTCGCCGACATCGAGCGCCAGCGGCAGGGCGCCGAGCAGAGCCGCCGCGGTCGTCATCATGATCGGCCGGAAGCGCAGCAGGCACGCCTCATGGATGGCGGCGCGCGGACGCAATCCCCGGGTGCGCTCGGCGTCGAGGGCGAAGTCGATCATCATGATGGCGTTCTTCTTGACGATGCCGATGAGCAGAATGACGCCGACCAGCGCGATCAGGCTGAACTCGGTGTGGCACACGAGCAAGGCCAGCAGCGCCCCCAGCCCCGCCGACGGCAGGGTTGAGAGAATGGTCAGCGGGTGCACGTAGCTTTCGTAGAGGATACCGAGAACGATGTAGACGGAGAACAGCGCCAGAAGGATCAGCATCGGCTGATTGTTGAGTGAGCTCTGGAAGATCTTGGCCGTGCCCGCGAAGCTGCCGCGGATCGTCGTCGGCATGCCGATCTCGCGCATCGTCCGCTCGATCGCCGCCACCGCGATGCCGAGCGCCACGCCCTCCGGCACGTTGAACGACAGCGTCGTGGCGACGAAGTGGCCTTCGTGGTTGACCGCGAGCGGCCCGTTGTCATTCAGGAACCGGGCAAATACGGCAAGCGGGATCATCGTCGTCGCCGCAGTGCTCACCGCCGCGCCGGTCGAGACCCCCCGCCCGGCCGAGCCGATCTGGTTCGTTCGCTGATTGCGGACGGACTCGTCGTCGGACTCCGTGCTGGTGCTGCTGTCGGGCACACTCACCGTGCCGCTGACGGCGTTGGTCGCCCGCGAGCCGCGCACCGCGCCACCACTGGTCGCGACGTAGATCGTATGGAGCGCATCGGGTGTCTGCCGGTAGGGCGCCGCCACCTCCATGACGACGTGGTACTGGTTCATGGGATTATAGATGGTCGAGACCTGACGCTGTCCGAACGCGTCGTAAAGCGTATTGTCGATCTGACCCACGGTCAGACCGAAGCGCGAGGCCGTCGCCCGGTCGATGTCGATGTACGCCTGCAAGCCGCCGTCCTGCTGGTCGGAATCAACGTCCTTGACCTCGGGCACCGAGCGCAGCGCCTGCGCCAGACGCGGTCCCCAACTCTGCAGTTCCTCGAGATCGTCCCCCTCGAGCGTGTACTGGTATTGGGCGTTGCCGGGCCGGCCACCGGCGCGGATGTCCTGGCCCGATTGCAAAAAGACGCCGGCGCCGGCGACTTGCGCCAGCTTCGGTCGCAGGCGGGCGATGACGCCGTCCGCCGAAACGTCGCGCTCGCTGCGCGGCCGCAGCGACGTGAACAAAAAGCCCGAATTCGTCTGAAAACCCCCGGTGAAACCGACGACGGTGTCGACCGCCGGATCGGCCTTGACGATGGCGATGATACGCTCGAGCTTTTGGCGCATCGCCTGGAACGAGATGTTCTGATCCGCCCGGATGCCACCGAAGACGCGGCCGGTATCCTGCTGCGGGAACAGCCCCTTGGGCACGATGGCGAAAAGGTAGACGTTCAGGCCGATCACCGCCAGCAGCGCCAGCAGAACTGTCCGCGGCCGCGCCAGCGCCCAGCCGAGTGTCTGGGCATAACCACCCGCCAGGGCGGCGAACGCCCGCTCGCTGAGGCGGAAGAAGCGATTGGGCGCCGCGCCGCTACGAGCGCGCAAAAGATACGCGCACATCATCGGCGTCGTCGTCAGCGAAATGACCAGCGAGATCAGGATGGCGATCGAAATCGTCATCGCGAACTCGCGAAACAGCCGGCCGACGATCCCACCCATCAGCAGGATCGGGATAAATACGGCGATCAGCGACAGGCTCATCGAGATGACGGTGAATCCCACCTCGCGCGCGCCACGCAGCGCCGCCTGCATTCGCGACATCCCGGCTTCGAGGTGGCGCGTGACGTTTTCGAGGACGACGACGGCATCGTCGACGACGAAACCGGTGGCGACGGTCAGAGCCATCAGCGACAGGGTGTTCAAACTGAATCCGAGCAGGTACATCGCCCCGAAGGTGCCGATGAGCGAGACCGGTACGGCGACGGCGGGGATAAACGCCGCCCGTGGATCGCGCAGGAACACCAGCACGACGCCGACGACGAGGACCACGGCGATGACCAGCGCCAGCTCGACCGCGTGCAGCGAGGCGCGGATCGTCCCCGTGCGGTCGCTGGTCACCGCGATGTCGATGTCGCGCGGGATCTCGCGTTCCATCTGCGGCAGGACCGCGCGAATGCGCCCGACGGTATCGAGAATATTGGCGCCGGGCTGGCGATAGATGATCACCAGCACCGCCGGTTTGCCGTTGGTCAGACCCTGGTTGCGCAAATCCTCGACCGAGTCGGTGACGGTGGCAACGTCGGCGAGGTGTACCGGCGCCCCGTCGCGATAGGCGATCACCAGATCCCGGTAAGCATCGGCGGTGCGCGCCTGATCGTTGGTATAGACCTGAAAGCGCCGCGTCGGCGTGTCAATCACGCCCTTCGGCATGTTGGCATTGGCGGACGCAAGCGCCGCGCGCACGTCCTCGAGACTGATGCCGTAGCTGAACAGAGCGTGCGGGTTGAGCGCGACGCGAACCGCCGGAAGCGAGCTGCCGGCGGTGCGGACCTGGCCGACGCCGGACACCTGCGAGAGTTTCTGTTCGAAAACCGCGGCGGCGACATCGTAGATCTGCCCCTGGCTGCGTGTCGGCGACGTCAGCGACAACACCAGGATCGGGCTGTCGGCCGGATTGACCTTGCGGTAGGTGGGGTTGCTGCGCAGGCTCACCGGCAGGTCGGCGCGAGCGGCGTTGATCGCCGCCTGCACATCGCGCGCGGCGCCGTTGATGTCGCGGTCGAGGCCAAACTGCAAAATGATCCGCGTCGAACCCAGCGTGCTCGTCGAGGTCATTTCGGTCACGTTGGCGATCTGGCCGAGATGGCGTTCGAGCGGCGTCGCCACGCTCGTCGCCACCGTCTCCGGGCTGGCGCCGGGCAGGTTCGCCTGAACGAAGATCGTCGGAAAGTCGACCTCGGGCAACGGCGAGACCGGCAGCAGGAAAAACGCGAGCATCCCGGCCAGCGCCACGCCCAGGGTCAGCAGCGTCGTCGCCACCGGCCGGCGGATGGCGACATCGGACGGAGTCATGGCGACGTCTGGTCCCCAGCAATACCGTTCGCGGCCGTCCGCGCCGAAGCCGGGCGGCCACGCAAGCGAACGGCGAGACGATCGAAGGCGAGATAGATCACCGGCGTCGTAAACAGCGTCAGGATCTGGCTGACGATCAATCCGCCGAAGATGGTAAGGCCGAGCGGCTGGCGCAGCTCCGCGCCGGTGCCGGAGCCGAGCATCAGCGGCAGCGCGGCGAGCAGCGCGGTCATCGTCGTCATCAAGATCGGCCGGAAGCGCAGCAGGCAGGCCTCGCGGATGGCGGCCTGCGGCGCCGCGCCGCGCTCGCGCTCGGCCTCGAGCGCGAAGTCGACCATCATGATCGCGTTTTTCTTGACGATGCCGATCAGCAGGACGATGCCGATAATGCCGATCACGCCCAGATCCGTTGACGAGACAATCAGCGCCAGCAGCGCACCGATCCCGGCCGACGGCAGGGTTGAAAGGATGGTGACAGGGTGGATGAAGCTCTCGTAGAGCACGCCGAGAACGATGTACATCGTCACCACCGCCGCCAGGATCAGCAAAAGCTGATTGCCGAGCGCGGCGCGAAAGGCGAGCGCCGCCCCCTGGAAGCGAGTCATCACGCTCGCCGGCATGCCGATCGCGGCACTCTCACGCTCGATCGCATCCACCGCCGCGCCGAGCGAGCTTGCGGCGCCGACGTCGAACGAGATCGTCGCCGCCGGGAACTGGCCGAAATGGCTGACCTGAAGAGCGGCTTTGCGTTCGCGGAAGGTGGCGATCGCGCTCAACGGCACCTGCCCGGTGCTCTGCGTCGACGACGGCAGGTAAAGGGCGTTCAGCGCATCGAGCGAGGTCTGGAAGCTCGGCGCTGCTTCAAGGATCACTCGGTACTGATTGGCCTGGGAATAGATCGTCGAGACGATGCGCTGTCCGAAGGCATCGTAGAGCGCATTGTCGACCGTGGCCGGGCTGATGCCGAAGCGCGCCGCCGTGCTGCGATCGATGGTGACGTCGACGCCGAGACCGTTGCGCGCCGCGTCGCTGGAAACGTTCGCCAGTTGCGGAAGCGCGGCGAGCCGTTGGGTCAGGCGGTCGGTCCATTCGGCAAGCTCGTCGGCATTGGCGTCCTCGAGAATGAGCGCATACTGCGTCTTGCTGGTCGCGGCGGAAACCGTCAGATCCTGCACCGGACGCATGTGCACCGCGATCCCCGGCACCGCGGCGGCACGGGCCTGCAGCCGGCGGATGATCTCGGGGGCGCGGGCTTTCCGGTTCTCGAGCGCTGCGAGATTGATCAGCAAACGGCCAGCGTTCAGCGTCTTGTTGGTACCATCGACACCGATAAGCGAGGAAAGGCTGACGACATCGGGGTCGGCGAGAATTGCCGCCGCGAGTTCTCTCTGGCGCTCCGCCATCGCCTGATAGGAGATCGAGTCCGCAGCTTCGGTGACGGCAAGGATGAGGCCGGTGTCCTGCACCGGGAAAAAACCCTTCGGCACCACGACGTAAAGCGCGGCGGTGAGCGCCACCGTGGCGACGGCGACGGCGAGCGTCGCCCGTTGCCGGGCGAGCACCCAGTCGAGCATGCGCGCGTAGCGGCCGACGAGGGCGCGGAACCACCTCCCCTCGCCCTCGTCGCCTGACGACGCATGCTCCGCGTTAA belongs to Rhodospirillales bacterium and includes:
- the ybgC gene encoding tol-pal system-associated acyl-CoA thioesterase — protein: MMTPEPSTGIVSGEVHLFPIRVYFEDTDAGGVVYHANYLQFAERARTEMLRSIGFAQSRLAAQTGVFFVMRRCVADFLVPARLDDHLVVASRLVALRGASLDLDQTVMRDGLELARFAVKLACMSQAGRAVRMPSAVRAAFAAISGNFWSDDGK
- the ruvB gene encoding Holliday junction branch migration DNA helicase RuvB, yielding MSRNEADDAGRPLIAGTRQVEDGTETGLRPASLGDFVGQKAVCRNLRVFVEAARGRGEPLDHVLLHGPPGLGKTTLAQIVAHELGVGFRATSGPVIAKPGDLAAILTNLEPRDVLFIDEIHRLSPVVEEILYPAMEDGKLDLMIGEGPAARTIRIDLPPFTLVAATTRAGLITTPLRERFGIPLRLDFYDVDELEHIVRRGGALLRMAMTADGAREIAARARGTPRVAIRLLRRVRDFASVGGVREVDRTAADAALNRLDVDGRGLDAIDRRYLRCIADFYRGGPVGVETLAAALAEERDTIEDVIEPFLIQQGLLQRTPRGRMLADLAYAHLGLVRPVGFAPAQFTLRIDDDA
- the ruvA gene encoding Holliday junction branch migration protein RuvA — its product is MIAKITGRVDTVADGSAVIDVGGIGYLVFCSARTLRRLAEGTEAALLIDTHVREDGINLYGFVDSLERAWFRLLITVQGVGPKAALAILSVAAPADLAFAIAAGDRAVLTQASGIGARLAQRIATELKDKAAAMTLPAGMGSLVGAVSIAATTDGAGSVGAAADAVSALVNLGFRPVEAHTAVATAAGRLGEGAALDALIRAGLADLAKREPGP
- the ruvC gene encoding crossover junction endodeoxyribonuclease RuvC; this encodes MRLLGLDPGLGATGWGVIDYDHGRLVHVACGVVKTDASRSLADRLVQLADGLEAVIVGWRPEEAAVEETFVNRNAVSTLRLGQARGIALLVPARAGLPVSEYLPNLVKKTVVGTGHAAKEQVQMMVARLLPGARLTSADAADALAVAICHAHHRGRSALIAAARS
- a CDS encoding YebC/PmpR family DNA-binding transcriptional regulator, which encodes MAGHSQFKNIMYRKGAQDAKRAKVFTKLIRELTVSARSGLADPAANPRLRSAVIAARTANMSKDTIERAIKRGSGSEGGDQYEEVRYEGFGPGGVALIVEALTDNRNRTASEVRTAFGKHGGTLGESGSVSFMFERVGLVQYPALSADAEAMFEAALEAGADDVQSSEGGHEVFCAPDDLNLVRDALEQRFGAADAARLDWRPRTSIPVSEEDAEILFKLLGALDDSDDVQRVAANFDVADDVLERLGR
- the mepA gene encoding penicillin-insensitive murein endopeptidase: MRPAAEAGKSEGRGSRFRAGSTVGRMIRSGMTLPAVLAATGLLTFVDPASAPAGDWPQALTPTAAAPQAIGSPARGCLDGGQRLSLDGPGWQVMRPSRNRFWGHTDLIGFIERLAGEAARQDSGLLVGDLSMPRGGPMPNGHRSHQFGLDVDIWFEPAPAAPLSPSERESLPAVSVLAADGEHLDPVVWTNWHETMLHAAAVDPAVDRIFVNPAIKRALCTSTPAADRAWLHRIRPWWGHDDHFHVRLVCPALDDSCIPTEPIPPGDGCDASLDWWFSAEARAPKPPGPPPKPLSLDDLPPACRAILTAEDPPRADAALR